TTACACGCAGATTTGCCAACGCTATCGAAAGGCGAAACGCATCTATTTGATTCAGGACAATCGTGCGATACATTTTCATGCCAATCTTATGGCAGCACTTCTGCCACAGACGACGACGTTTACTAAACCGATCCCACCGAATTGGAGCGATAAACAGTCGAGGAAAATAGGCAAACTTGAGAAACTCCCTATTGAGATATTGCAGCTCCCGACGTATGCCTCTTGGACGAATCCGATTGAGAAGTTGTGGCGCTGGGTGCGGCAATCGGTCATACATCTACATCGTCTCAGCAATGACTGGACAGCACTTCAAGAGAAAGTCATCGACTTCATGGAACAATTCAAAGGCGGTTCACAGGAGTTGTTACACTATGTCGGATTATTACCGAATCTGGGTTGCTATCTATGTGCATCCAGAGGAAGTCCTTGAGACCTTGGAGGGCTGGAAACTCGAGGTCGCCCTGCCGTATAATCGGCATAGCGAGTATCTCTTGATGTCAGAGAACTCGGTTGTTGTGGATGCGGGATTCGTAGAAGGTAGTTTTGCATTCATAGAGAACCCAGAAGCGACTCCTTTCCCGATGACAGGTATGGGATTCCCGGGGTCGCCTGCGCCGGGGTTTGATTATCGTCTCTATGATGATCAGGGTCGTCGTGTAGATTTCGGCATCTCGTGCTATAAGCGATTCGATGTCTTTCAGGTGCTCAGGAATGCAGAGGATCCGAGAGTTTGACGAAATGTATCTCTGAAAGATGTTGACTGGAATGCGTCTTGGTTTATCAGAAGTGAGTGGACGGTTCCGATGCCTGCGCCTGCTGCACCGTCTCTCATCAAAAAGAGTGTTGTTGGCACATGGGCGGATCTGAAGAAAAAATAATATCGTTTGGGCAATTTTAAAAATCTATGTGTGAGAGTAGATGCAAGTTCCTATTCCCGGTTCGTAAGCTTCAACAAGAACACCTTCCATGAACAAACTTTATTTCGGTGATAACGGACGGAGCTACCCACGTCTCCAGTTCTGGCAGATTGATGATGCGTATTTCGAGAATCCAGAGGTTATCAATACGTTCGTTCGGTTGCCGATGGAGTGGCGGATTCGTCCGAGTCAGAAATCGGAACGGCATTTCGGTGGGGAACAGCGAGAGTTTTTTTAAGTAGTTGTTGACTGTCAAACTGGGACGGATGGATGCCAAAAGACTTTGGAAGAAGGCGTAAGCGCGTGGAGAGCCCCTACCCATTTTTTGAAAGTTTCCGAAACATTTTCCGTGATTTTAGCAAAATTCCTATTCTACATCAAGTTGAATGTAAAATAACGAATCTGTTTGAAAATAAGTCCGAAATTTGGTATGATACCCCTACTCTATATTCAACGTAGGACTTGGCGTAATTCACGGACTGCTATGAAAATTATACACACCGCCGATTGGCACATCGGTCAACGGCTCCACGAACGTTCCCGACTTGATGAACATGAACAATTCTTGGAGTGGCTCCTTGAAACAATCCAGGAACGTAAGGTCGATCTCCTCCTCGTTTCCGGCGATATTTTTGATACGTCCCTTCCGTCAGCAGAAGCAACGAACCTCTATTATCGGTTCCTCTACCGTCTTTTCAATGAAACGGGTGCTTATACAGTGATTACCGCCGGGAATCACGATTCAGCGCGACATTTGGAAGCCCCACGCGAATTTCTCAAAATGGGTAGAATTCACGTCGTCGGTCTCGCAGATGAGGCTGATGACTGTGTCTTTCCGTTTCCGCCCGACAACCCGCGCGTCATGGTTGCCCCTGTTCCATACCTGTCCGAGACAGAACTTCCATACGTCTCTTATGAGACGGAAATAGAAAAGAGCGAACGGTATCGGGAACGACTCAAATCGTTCTATACCGATTGTGTCTCTTGCATGCCAGCGGAACTCCCTAAGATTCTGATGGGGCATCTCTTTGTGCAAGGCGGAAAAGTAACGGATTCTGAACGAAATATCCAAATCGGCGGTGCAACCGCTATCCATGCCAGTGATTTTCCAGATGGTGTGAATTATGTTGCTTTGGGACACCTCCACAGACCACAGACAATCAAGGACACCGATTACCCGATCCGGTATTCAGGCTCACCGATTCCACTACGGTTCAACGAGGTAGGTTATCGTAAAAAGGTGTATCTATTGGAATTATCTGGCGATGGCACACTGATACAAGATGCGGAAATTGAGATTCCTGTGTTCAAGGAGCTTTGTACTGTCGAGGGTAATGAAGTTTCGGTTTTGTCAGAAGCGATAACAGGAGAGTGGGATGAGAAATATATTCAGGTCAAGTTGAAATTGGATACACCAAAAGTTGGCATTAGCGATGATATCCGTCAAGCCTTTAGTGAGCGTGGCGGTGATGTTCTAAGTGTTGAACTTGAGTTACCAGAGGCAACACAGGGACCTGTAATTTCTGTTGAGGAAATGGAACGTCCCGAAAAAATCTTTGCGCAATTTTACAAAGCGAAATTCGAGGGTGAACTCCCCGATGAAACCTTAGCACAGACATTCAGTGAATTGCTCCAGATGGTTTCAGACAGCAGTCAGTGAAGCGGTTTTCTTTATGATAATATCAAAACCCGTAGCCTGCAACAACGGCGCAGAAATACGCAGAAATACGCAGAAACACCCTATCAATACGCAGAAATACCCAAGCAAAAACACCCCAAGCAAAAACACGCAGGCGGATTTAAGGGATGTCGCTGATAGTTCTGACGTGCGTTATTTTTCCGCAAGGTAAAATTAAAAAATGAAAATATGCAAATTGAAACTTAAGAATCTGAATAGTTTTCGAGGAGAACAGGAAATTGATTTTGAGAGCGGGCTGTTAAGTGATGCCTCACTCGTGGCAATTACCGGTCCGACAGGGGCAGGAAAAACAACCTTGTTGGACGCGATTTGCGTCGCGCTGTATGGGAAAACGCCGCGCTTGAGTGGACAAGGCAGCCAAAATCCGAAACACCTCATCAGTCATGGCGAAAAAGAAGGGTTCGCTGAAGTCCATTTTATTGCAAACGATACCCGTTATCTGGCGACTTGGTCCGCTACGCAAAGAGGGGCACCGAAGGGAGAGTTGCGTTATGCAGACACTGACAAATTAATCACTGATAAATTGGCGAAGAAGGGTAAATCTCTCGGTTCCAGCCAAAACACAGTGAGCGAAGAAGTCGCGGTGATCTTGGGTCTCGATTTTGATGCTTTTAAGCGTTCCGTTATGCTGGCACAAGGCGAGTTTGCAGCCTTTTTGAAGGCAAAAGACGAAGATCGACGGACGATTTTAGAGGCAACTGCAGGAATCGGTATCTACGATGAACTGAAAAAGGCGTTAAATGACAAGGTGAGTGCGGTTGAGACAACGACTGCAGAGGTCCTTGACAAATTGAACAAAATTCCGGAAGCCTCTCAGGCGCAACTCACAGAAGCCGAGACAGCACTTGATAGTTTACAAACGGAAGCCGAGGCATTCGGGACGCAAAGCCAACACATCCAAGATGAAAAGCAGCGCGAAGAGGGACGCAAAGCCGATTTTGAGAGACTCCAATCTTCAAAAGATCGTCAAAATGAACTCACTGTTCAGCAACCCGAAATTGATACACTTCAAACGACGCTCGAAAACGCGAAGCGTGCGCAACGACTTCTTCCTGAAAAACAAGCGTATGATACGGCAAAATCCGATCTCGAACATGCAGAGAAAGCACGCCATACAGCAACAACCGAGAAAACCGAGGCAGCGGCGCAGGTGAAAACCGATCAGACTGCTTATGACGAAAAAGGGGAAGCCTATCGAACTATCTCTGATGAACATACTCAGAAAATCCCACTTTACGCAGATGCGAAGTTAGAGGTTGGTCAAGCGAAGAACCAGTTCGACCAAGCAGAAAAACGGGAACCAACTCTGGCGAATTTGAGTGAGCAGATTGACACGCTCGAGGACCAATTGTCCGATAGACAGACGCAGCAAACCGAGTTGCAAGAACAGATTGATGATGCCCAACGTTTTTTGGAAGAGAATCCGCTTCCATTAAATAGGCAGCAACGTCTTACGCAGGCGACTGGTCTTCTGGCGAAACTCACTTCAAACGAAAAGCAGTTGGAAGCTGAGATGACGAATAAAGCGAGTGTTGGAAAGAAGGCATCGTCATTGAAAAAGGAAATTGAAAAATTATCTAAAACCCAGGAAGAATGCCTCTCAGAAAAAGCATCGGCAGAGACAAAGTTAGAGGATGCCAAGACACACTTAAACAAACTTTTGGCGACCGCCACCCGCGAAAAATGGACTGACTGGAAACAACAAGCAGCCCAGACGCACACCGTCGTGCAGAAATATGAGCAGATGATAGAGGATTTGGAAAATATCTCACAACAGGTGGACGACTTAAACAATACTTTATCAACACTGGATACGGAATTGCTAAAAATCGAAGAAAGATTCCAAGAGCAAGCAAAGGTGTATCGGCATGCTGCAGAAGAGGTTGAACACGCTGATGAGGTATTAAGATCCGCTGTGTTGACCAACCCGATCAATCAACTCCGACAACGTCTTCATACTGGAGAACCGTGCTCGGTGTGTGGGGCTACGGAACATCCCTTGGCGGGTGTTGTGGAACCTGAAAGTGAGGAACGGGTGCAAGAGGCTGAAAATGCGTTAGAGAACGCGAAAATTGCAGCACAAGCCGCACAGGACCAGATGCAGGATTTGCGAACGAAAGGGATTCAACTTCAACAGCGCAAGGAGAGCATTATCAGTCAAATGGAGGAAGAGTGGAAGAAAACAGGCGTGATCGAAGACGAAGCGAGGTCGCTTTCTATAGAGTGGAATCTGGACCCAGATAAGTTGGAGTCGCTTGCTGTGGAACGGGGGGTGAGCCGAGACGAGTTAGATGTGCTTTCTATGAAGTGGGAGATGGTTTATCCGGATATGGACATTTCGTCTGATTGGATAGATGAACAGATGGAGAAGGCGGATCTTGCTATCGCAGCCATCGGAGCGGCAGAACAGGCACGGACGAAAGCATCGCACGCTTATGAAATGGTATCCCAACAGCTCGAAACCTCTGAGAATGACCTCGCGCGCGAAACTGATTCCTTGAATGCGGTTCGGAATGAGTTGATCGATCTAAGTGATACGATTGAGGGTTTGAAAGAGGACATCGCATCTACTGAGAGTAATTTTTGGGAGTTGTTACCGAAGATGTTTCATGGGGTTGCACCGAAGCAGACACTGCAGCGGTTTGAAGAGAAGATTGAGGAAGTTGCAACGTGCCAAACGGGGTTAAATCGCGCAGAATCTGATCTTAAACTGCTTAACGCTAACATTGAAGCCGATCAGAACAGGCTTGAGACTTTACGCAATAATCGCCAGGATTTGCAAGAGGAGATAGACGGATACCGACGTGAGGGAGAAACATATCTCAATGCCATCCGTGATAAAACGGGTGGGTTGGAAACAGAAGATGAAATTAACACTGCTATGGATAAGTTGGCAGCGGAACTAAAGGCGAAAGAGAAAGCGCGTGATGATGCTGAACAGCAATTCCAGAACAGTCAAAATCTGCTCACCCAAAAGCAGACGACCCATGGGCATTGCGAGAAACAG
The sequence above is drawn from the Candidatus Poribacteria bacterium genome and encodes:
- the sbcD gene encoding exonuclease subunit SbcD: MIPLLYIQRRTWRNSRTAMKIIHTADWHIGQRLHERSRLDEHEQFLEWLLETIQERKVDLLLVSGDIFDTSLPSAEATNLYYRFLYRLFNETGAYTVITAGNHDSARHLEAPREFLKMGRIHVVGLADEADDCVFPFPPDNPRVMVAPVPYLSETELPYVSYETEIEKSERYRERLKSFYTDCVSCMPAELPKILMGHLFVQGGKVTDSERNIQIGGATAIHASDFPDGVNYVALGHLHRPQTIKDTDYPIRYSGSPIPLRFNEVGYRKKVYLLELSGDGTLIQDAEIEIPVFKELCTVEGNEVSVLSEAITGEWDEKYIQVKLKLDTPKVGISDDIRQAFSERGGDVLSVELELPEATQGPVISVEEMERPEKIFAQFYKAKFEGELPDETLAQTFSELLQMVSDSSQ
- a CDS encoding AAA family ATPase, which codes for MKICKLKLKNLNSFRGEQEIDFESGLLSDASLVAITGPTGAGKTTLLDAICVALYGKTPRLSGQGSQNPKHLISHGEKEGFAEVHFIANDTRYLATWSATQRGAPKGELRYADTDKLITDKLAKKGKSLGSSQNTVSEEVAVILGLDFDAFKRSVMLAQGEFAAFLKAKDEDRRTILEATAGIGIYDELKKALNDKVSAVETTTAEVLDKLNKIPEASQAQLTEAETALDSLQTEAEAFGTQSQHIQDEKQREEGRKADFERLQSSKDRQNELTVQQPEIDTLQTTLENAKRAQRLLPEKQAYDTAKSDLEHAEKARHTATTEKTEAAAQVKTDQTAYDEKGEAYRTISDEHTQKIPLYADAKLEVGQAKNQFDQAEKREPTLANLSEQIDTLEDQLSDRQTQQTELQEQIDDAQRFLEENPLPLNRQQRLTQATGLLAKLTSNEKQLEAEMTNKASVGKKASSLKKEIEKLSKTQEECLSEKASAETKLEDAKTHLNKLLATATREKWTDWKQQAAQTHTVVQKYEQMIEDLENISQQVDDLNNTLSTLDTELLKIEERFQEQAKVYRHAAEEVEHADEVLRSAVLTNPINQLRQRLHTGEPCSVCGATEHPLAGVVEPESEERVQEAENALENAKIAAQAAQDQMQDLRTKGIQLQQRKESIISQMEEEWKKTGVIEDEARSLSIEWNLDPDKLESLAVERGVSRDELDVLSMKWEMVYPDMDISSDWIDEQMEKADLAIAAIGAAEQARTKASHAYEMVSQQLETSENDLARETDSLNAVRNELIDLSDTIEGLKEDIASTESNFWELLPKMFHGVAPKQTLQRFEEKIEEVATCQTGLNRAESDLKLLNANIEADQNRLETLRNNRQDLQEEIDGYRREGETYLNAIRDKTGGLETEDEINTAMDKLAAELKAKEKARDDAEQQFQNSQNLLTQKQTTHGHCEKQYEESSKKLETARDIYFQRLDEAGFDSPEAHDNAFRNDDQIQDLTNQIDTHEDEKRGLELVITELRTRFEETPFDPEALGRIEVQVEEIGEHLQAAQQEVGAQQQKIGDLKDALEKREALGAEISEAEQELNRWKRLQDTIPRNDLRDFALEIMFRQMGSLANDQLRYLTSERYQLKVEGIGDLTVIDRWNANEERPVETLSGGESFLTSLALALALADLSRGRAQLNSLFLDEGFGTLDTETLDVAIAALEGLRMQGRSIFLISHIQELTRRLPVKINVSKRGNGSSSVDIRG